The window ATTCTTATACTACttctcaaaataaataaatacagcTTGTACGTACTATGTAGTTGACATTTTTCATATATGCAATGCATGTACCAAATAattgaagaagaagagtaagaagatATGATCGACACGATGGAAGGAGGCGAATGAGAATCAAGTGACTTTGCAATCGACTTTGTAATCAAGGTGAGAAAGCGATGGATGCGGCTACCCGGCCATGAGAAGCATCGACCGTTCTCTCTCTATAAATAAGACACGTAGGTAACACTTATCTTTCACCAATCCACTCCACAGCCCCCGGAGCCAGACCCACCCTCCCctccttcatcatcatcttcttctcctCGCAGATCCATCATCCATGGGCTCCCTGGGAAGCAGCGACGGCGAGAAGCGACTGGTAGTGGAGAGCGTGAACACAGAGGCGGCATGTGCACTGCTGGCGACGGAGCAATACGGGTACGTGGACGTGCGCATGTGGGAGGACTTCGACCGTGGCCATGTCGCCGGCGCGCGCAACGTACCCTACTACCTCTCCGTCAACCCCCACGGCAAGGAGCGCAACCTGGACTTCGTCGACCAGGTCGCCGCGCTCCACTCGAAACAGGACCGGCTTATCGTTGGCTGCCGCTCCGGGGTGCGGTCCAGGCTCGCCACCGCCGACCTCGTCGCTGCCGTAAGTAGTAGTTCTGCGACTGATTGGTGATGAACTCATTGACTTAATTATGTGTGGGTCGATTTAATTACTGATTGGTTGGTGTGTGCAGGGGTTCACGAAGGTGAAGAACCTGGAGGGAGGCTACCTCTCTTTGCTCAAGACGTCAGTTACCAGCAGCCGGCAGCACTAGCCAACCTTCATTAGTTTTCCTTTTGTTTCTAAGGCTCTCAGGCATAAGTTAATTGGTGATCTATTATTGATGATGTACAGAGAAAATTTCCAAGGAAAAGAAGGCATTttgtatgtataaaactatatatgCATCTTCGACTTGGATTTGGTCTTCCTCGAGAATTTATGGACAAGCAAGGGAAAAAATATTGGCAGGCACAGTTGGTTACCTAGGGATTTGGTTGACTAAgcttatactcccttcgttccaaaataagtgtcttgagcttagtacaaatttgtactagagctagtacaaagttgagacacttattctgggatggagggagtacaaagtaTTTCTCTACCTGTTCTTTCCTTTCATACAGCTGATCAATTTGAAAGAAATGCATTTTTACACTACATAAATTGAGGCATTAACCTTTTATTTTCATCCAACACAACTATTCCAAAATGAGTTACCAGGTGTGTGATTAGGTCATCTTTGTATGCTGAAAATACAACAATATTTGAGCTAAATTTGTGAATTAATACAAATGGAATATAAATAAGTATAAAATTTGGTATAAACAGGCTCACAGGCAAGTTGTACTTGTTGGTATTGATCAAAAGGCCCAATGGGccgaaacaaaaaaaaagaaacataAATAAGTTACGTTAAAGGGGGAGGTGACGAACCAACGTTCGTACCCCTCGACACCTACTaaagcgccctgatcgggggctatCCAAACCAACGTGGTTTAGGTCCCCTGATCGCCAACGCCTTATATAATCCGAACCAGTTCACGTGCGTCTACTCTGCCCTC is drawn from Triticum dicoccoides isolate Atlit2015 ecotype Zavitan chromosome 6B, WEW_v2.0, whole genome shotgun sequence and contains these coding sequences:
- the LOC119326284 gene encoding thiosulfate sulfurtransferase 16, chloroplastic-like, whose product is MGSLGSSDGEKRLVVESVNTEAACALLATEQYGYVDVRMWEDFDRGHVAGARNVPYYLSVNPHGKERNLDFVDQVAALHSKQDRLIVGCRSGVRSRLATADLVAAGFTKVKNLEGGYLSLLKTSVTSSRQH